In one Alosa alosa isolate M-15738 ecotype Scorff River chromosome 14, AALO_Geno_1.1, whole genome shotgun sequence genomic region, the following are encoded:
- the LOC125307598 gene encoding P2X purinoceptor 7-like produces the protein MFHQMTTLQDSTSTSASSEFTPQAIGSARAKPTRPRAPRRGTRQKDLEPDVQSRLRELREKRTAETKERIHSLEPGQKDVLLEKVLSRLPGLMFDLLSLTEVAQQPDPDQGGLHWCVCDHCRDMATDIEKVCCRQPPEHCISEMAYMAYYVLDEGVLRLARRAWNDIFAINDHQEPGEEQRQYRHSAYRQFVLWQYGRLGIGNRVVIPSGCVWKIRDSFPDPRGQYTGPVM, from the exons ATGTTTCATCAAATGACAACATTACAGGATTCAACTTCGACTTCGGCCTCGTCTGAATTCACCCCTCAGGCGATAGGAAGTGCGAGAGCTAAACCTACAAGGCCAAGGGCACCGAGGAGGGGCACAAGACAGAAGGACCTCGAACCTGATGTCCAGAGCAGGCTGAGGGAACTGCGGGAGAAAAGGACTGCTGAGACAAAG GAGAGAATTCATTCTCTGGAGCCTGGCCAGAAGGACGTACTCCTTGAGAAAGTACTCTCTAGACTACCAGGGTTGATGTTTGACCTGTTATCCTTGACGGAGGTAGCCCAGCAACCAGACCCTGACCAAGGAGGACTTCACTGGTGCGTGTGTGACCATTGCCGGGATATGGCAACGGACATCGAGAAGGTCTGCTGTCGCCAACCCCCCGAGCATTGCATCAGTGAGATGGCATACATGGCATACTATGTCTTAGACGAGGGGGTGTTGCGCCTGGCCCGTAGAGCTTGGAATGACATTTTTGCCATAAATGATCACCAGGAGCCAGGGGAGGAGCAGCGACAGTATAGACATTCAGCCTACCGCCAGTTTGTGCTGTGGCAGTATGGCCGCCTTGGAATAGGGAACAGGGTGGTCATCCCAAGCGGTTGCGTGTGGAAGATTAGAGACTCCTTTCCTGACCCAAGGGGTCAGTACACAGGCCCCGTCATGTGA
- the LOC125307065 gene encoding uncharacterized protein LOC125307065 — protein sequence MHSLDITKDESPDSPDEEALNDLRNTYIAMDDFWAHPSNLEDEDSSDEDFVPSLHLRNVGAKTDKLPEISVDEAVFDFVVAAPPVEESDSESVSDQQRVTTEEHLVGKCANMTYNDNLLLLARHLKLPLKNCKHVDRLSGVPCPGVPPFQMTLKLRGTGAVLEWLCPFGHSQWKWNSQPTLKFGMQGGDFMLSTNILLSGNNYRKVALLFKFMAMGMVTESTYYRIQDAYCIEPVQEFWDNIRAEVLERMRQKDHIVVLGHCAQYCTYTTIEQDSRDILHIVSVDKRETSRNSVIMEKECFIRTMDALLPNVKIKEVVTDAHPQITALLNPERGRYKAWGLQHSLDIWHAAKSLSKRLRKSGWSSEGAESNSGLGPRHCQPLLVLQQTGFHRGGIQVDVGWCDASCPQRTFLGNRLLSA from the exons ATGCACTCTCTGGATATCACTAAAGACGAAAGCCCAGATTCACCAGATGAAGAGGCGCTCAATGATTTGAGGAATACCTA CATTGCCATGGATGATTTTTGGGCTCATCCAAGTAATTTGGAAGATGAGGACAGCTCCGATGAGGACTTTGTCCCATCTCTTCATTTGAG AAATGTTGGTGCCAAAACAGACAAGCTTCCTGAAATCAGTGTGGACGAAGCTGTGTTTGATTTTGTTGTAGCTGCTCCTCCTGTAGAGGAATCAGATTCAGAATCTGTTTCGGACCAACAGAGAGTCACTACAGAGGAACACTTGGTTGGTAAATGTGCCAACATGACCTACAATGACAATCTCCTTCTACTTGCTCGGCACCTGAAACTACCCCTCAAGAACTGCAAGCACGTGGACAGACTGTCTGGTGTTCCATGTCCTGGTGTGCCACCATTTCAGATGACCCTGAAACTTCGGGGGACTGGAGCAGTTTTGGAATGG TTATGCCCCTTCGGACACAGCCAGTGGAAATGGAACTCGCAGCCAACTTTAAAGTTTGGCATGCAGGGTGGGGACTTCATGCTGAGCACAAACATACTTCTGTCTGGCAACAACTACAGAAAAGTAGCTCTGCTTTTCAAGTTCATGGCCATGGGTATGGTAACAGAATCCACATACTACCGTATCCAAGACGCATACTGCATAGAGCCTGTCCAAGAATTCTGGGACAACATCAGGGCAGAAGTCTTGGAGCGGATGCGCCAAAAGGACCATATTGTTGTCCTAG GACACTGTGCTCAATATTGCACATATACAACAATCGAACAAGACTCGCGAGACATCCTCCACATTGTTTCTGTGGACAAAAGGGAGACCAGTCGCAACTCGGTGATAATGGAGAAAGAATGCTTCATTCGCACCATGGATGCTCTGCTCCCgaatgtcaaaataaaagaaGTGGTTACTGATGCTCACCCACAGATCACTGCATTGCTGA ATCCAGAACGTGGACGATATAAAGCATGGGGTTTACAGCATTCGCTTGACATTTGGCATGCTGCTAAAAGTCTTAGCAAAAGGCTTCGAAAG TCAGGCTGGAGCAGTGAAGGGGCAGAATCCAATTCAGGTCTGGGCCCGAGACATTGTCAACCACTTTTGGTACTGCAGCAAACAGGCTTCCACAGAGGAGGAATTCAAG TCGATGTGGGTTGGTGTGATGCATCATGTCCGCAACGAACATTTTTGGGCAACCGGTTGCTGTCAGCATGA